The window CCTGCGCCATGCCTATCGCGGCGAATTGACCGAGCTGGCGCTCCGCAGGCAAGCACGCCTGACATTTCGCGTGTCGGCTCGCAACTTCTGGGATCTCGGCAGAGTGCCGCACATGTCCCGCGACGACTTCCACCGCATGGCACGGCTGCCCGAAAACGACTGGGCGATGCTGGATACGCTGCACGCCGAGGGCAAAGGCTGCATCATCCTTACCGGTCACTACGGCGCATTTGATTTTGTCGGCCAGACGCTGTTTGTGCGTGGCTACAACCCCTACGTGCTGACGTCGCCGACGGTCGGCCAGTTCGTCTATGCGGCGGTCTCATGGCTGCGCAAGTCGAAAGGCGCGCCGATCGAGGACATCTCGCCGGCGGCGATTCGGCGAATGATGCGTGTTCTGCGACAGGGTGGCTTTGTTGGCTTTGTTGCCGACCGCGACTTCACCGATTCCGGCACGCCTGTCCGGCTGTTCGGCGAAGTCACGACGCTGCCGGTAGGTGCCGTCCGTCTCGCGCGCGCGACAGGTGCTCCGATTGTCCCGGTCTTCGCCGAGCGTGACGACGCGAGCGGCCGGGCTCAGCGCTACGCCTACCGAATTGGCGAACCGTTTGTAGTTGAGCGGACGAACAACGAGGACGCCGACGTTGAGGCCGGGATGCGCAGCATGGTCGAGACGCTCGAGCACTACATCTCGATGCATCCAGAGCAGTGGGTGATGTTCCAGCGAGTCTGGCCGGAGGAAGCGAAGCGCCGTCGGCTGTTCGATATCCTCAAGGAGCAAGCCGACCGGCGCTTGTCCGCAGGGTCGGCCGATGCGCCATCGGCAGCAGCCGACCCCGAGGACAGTTAGCGGTAGTTCACAAACTGCAGCGGTGTCTCGAAGTCGTCCTGCTTCAGCAACTGGATGACCGCCTGCAAGTCGTCGCGACTCTTTGCCGAAACCCGCACGAGGTCGCCCTGGATTTGCGGCGACACCTTCTTGAACTCTGACCGGATGCGCTTGCTCAGCTCCTTCGCGAATTCGTCGTTGAGTCCCTCGCGGAGCTTCACGTTCTGGCGCACCCGGCCGCCGGAAGCATCCTCCTCCTTCTGATAGTCGAGGATCTTCAGCGACAGGTTACGGCGCAGGAGCTTGCTCTCCAGGATGTCGCGCACGGCGCGCAGCGACATCTCCGTGTCGGTTGAGATGACGAGCTGGTTGGCTTCCTGCTCGATTGTCGTGCGGCTGTCTTTCAGGTCGTAGCGCGTCGTGATCTCGCGCATCGCCTGGTCAATCGCGTTGCGCAACTCCTGATGATCGAACTTGGAAACGATGTCAAATGAGCTGTTTGCAGCCATGGTTGTGCCTGCCCTCCCTCTTCTTTCACCTAAGCATGTCGTAATCGAACAGCGGTCGCAACTATCGCAACGCTGTCTGACCTCTTGGCTTGGTCCGCGAGATGCGATATTGTGCGCAGTATCCTGAGTCGTGCGGCCGGTTGGCTGCTACAAGAGAAGGTGGGCGCATGGGCGACCGCAAGCGGATGTCGATCGAATACTGCACCTCGTGAGGCTACGTCACGAAAGCCGCCAGTCTGGCGGAAAAAGTTCTCGACAAGCACTCGGATAAGGTCAGCGACCTGACCCTCACTCCGAGCTCCGGTGGTGTCTTCGAGGTCATGCTCGGTGACGATCTGATCTACTCCAAGAAGGCAACCGGCCACTTCCCAGATCCTGAAGAGATCCTGAACAAGGTCAACGCGGGCTAGCCCAGGAGCGTTGCAGGCACAACCGCAGCGCCGGATCATCGTGTCCGGCGCTGCGGTTCTGTGTGTCGGTTGCCAGAGCTGTGCCGTCCGTTGATACTGTCGTTGCCGATACAGTCAGCAGATCCGGATGGGGAGGCAACGCCATGGCGCGACCACTGAAGATCGGGTTCATATTGCCGCAGATCGAGGGACGCCGCGAAGGGACGACACCGGGCTGGAACGACATTCTGGAGGCCGCGCAAACGGCGGAGGCTGTCGGGTTCGACTCGCTCTGGATTGTCGACCATCTCCTGTATCAGTTCGGCGCAGATGACCCGCCGCGCGGCATCTGGGAGTGCTGGACGATGCTGGCCGCGCTGGCCGCCACGACGAAGACGGCGGAGCTCGGCACGCTGGTGACCTGCACCGGATTCCGCAATCCTGCGCTGTTGGCCAAGATGGCCGACACCGTCGATGAAATCAGTGGTGGGCGTGTCATCCTCGGGCTCGGCGCAGGCTACTTCGAGCTGGAATATCGTGCGTTCGGCTTCCCCTACGATCATCGCGTCGCGCGCTTCGAGGAGGCGTTGCGCATCATCGGCCCGCTCCTGCGCGAGGGCCGCGTTGATTTCAGCGGCACGTACTCCTCTGCAGAGCAGTGCGAGCTGCGACCGCGCGGCCCGCGCCCGAACGGGTTGCCGATCCTGATCGGCACGCGTGGCCCGCGCATGCTGCGGCTGACCGCCGAGCACGCCGACGCCTGGAATGGCTGGCTGGTCCGTGGCCCAAGTACGCCGGATGCTATCCCGCCGCTGCGGGAGGCCGTCGATGCTGCCTGCCGCGAAGTTGGACGCGACCCGGCCACGCTCGAACGGACGGCGACGGTCATGGTCGATCCGCGTCCCGGCATCACGCAAGTGCCAAACGGACCGCTGGCCGGTGACCCCGAGGAGATCGCCGAAGCACTGCGCGGATTCGCACGCGAAGGCATTTCGCACATCCAGTTCGCTTCGCGCGTCACGAACGCCGCCGGCATCGCGCAGTTCCGCCCGATCCTTGAGGCGCTCGATCGCGGATAAGACCACTGTCCCTGGGCAGGGATAGATGGCGGCGATCTGGGGACATATCACGCGGATTGCAGACGCCAGACGCGACGAAAGCCGGCGGATGATTCGCACCGGCTTTCGTCAGGTGGTGGGGATGGTGGAGAGTTCGTGTTTCAGGGGACGCGAACCAGCGTTCGTGTCTCCAGTCTGGACGATATCCCCGTCTCGAAACCCTCGCACCGTCACATCGGACACCTGAGAACCTGAACCTTTGTACAGGTTCTCAGGTGTTTTGAGCGCTATGCGGTTGGCGAAGCTTCCTGCTCGGCGTCCGGAGTTGCGTTATCCGAGCCGGGCATTCGGCCGCCGTCGCGCGGTCCGCAGTCACCGCCAAACCCGTTTTCGATCATCTGGGTCAGGCGCTCCGGCAGGGCCGAGAGCATGTTGTCGGCCTGCGCCTGCGTCAGTCGACCGTTTGCAACAGCAGTGTCGAGCGAGGACTTGGCTTGCTCGACCAGCGCGTTGACGATGGCGTCGACGCTGCTGCCGTGTGCAGTGATGATCTCCTCCAGCGTTGAGCCGGACTGCAGCTCGGCCGTCAGGTCATCGACCGACATACCGAGGGTGTCAGAAACGGTGTCGAGGGTGACGCCGTGGCCGAAGACCGCCATGCCGATGCGGGCACCCGGGCGGCCGAAGCTGAAGAAGTGGCCGTTCTCGATGCGGTTCTTGAGTGCATCGCCCTGGCTCTCTGTCAGATCGCCGTTCGTCACCGCTTCATCGACTGTTTCGTTTCCTGCGGTCGTGATCGCGTCATTGAGCGAGTCGCGGCTGATGCCGAGGTTATCGGCCAGCCGGTTCAGGAACGACTCGCCGAGGCCGCTGTTTGAATCGGACGATCCCTCTTCGGCTGCGACCGTTCCGCCGACGACCAGCGCCCCGATCATCATCAGACCCAACACGACCGCGAGCCAGCGTCGCCTGGTCGGCGTGTGCCGCTCCTGCGGATCGATCGACGTGTGTTGTTCGCCCATGGCAATAATCCTCCTTGCCTGGCTACGACGTGGTTCGGTGGGCTTCCGTGCCCAAGATCGACTCTAAGTCGCGACGCTGTGGAATCACTGAGAACAGCATGGGATTTCTGATCGGCAGATTCAGAGGAAACTCACAGGAAACACTCAGCGATGGGTGCTCTAATTCGGTTGGGGCAGGAGACGGAAAGGAAGCGACGTGGTGAGTGCCCAGGATCGAATTGAGCCGGGTCTGGAGGATGCGGCGGCTAGCGCAGGAGAGCGGATCCTTGTCGTGGACGACGAGCCGGCAATCGTCGAGCTCATCTCGACGGCGTTGCGGTTCGTTGGCTTCGAGGTCAAGTCTGCCGCCACTGGTCGCGACGCGCTGGTCGAGACTTCGGCGTTCGCTCCACGCCTGATCGTGCTGGATGTCATGCTGCCCGACCTCGACGGCTTCGAGATCGCGCGGCGAGTGCGGGCCGGTGGCGATCGTGTTCCGATCGTCTTCCTGACTGCTCGTGACGAGCACGAGAACAAGATGCGTGGCTTCACCGTTGGCGGCGACGACTACCTGACCAAGCCATTTAGTCTGGAGGAGCTGATCGCCCGTATTCGGGCGATCTTGCGGCGCGGAAACGCCGTGCAACCAGACGAACCGCTCATGCGACGTTACGCCGATCTTGAGATGGACGAAGATGGGCATCGTGTCTGGCGCGACGGTCAACTGGTGAAGCTCTCACCGACCGAGTTTCGCCTGCTGCGTTACCTCCTTATCAATGCCGGTCGCGTGCTGTCGAAGGATCAGATTCTGGCAAATGTCTGGCAGTACGACTTCTATGGCGACGCCAACGTTGTCGAGACGTACATCAGCTATTTGCGGAAGAAGATCGACGCCGATGGCCCGAAGCTGATCCAGACGGTGCGCGGGTTCGGCTATTCGCTGCGGATCGAGCCGGATTAGCTCGCGATGACGATCAAGACGCGCCTGCTCATTATCATCTCCGTCTTCGTCCTGCTTGCCTTCGTGGCGAGCGGCGTGCTGACGGTGAATCGCACGCGCGCCGGCATGATCGACCGCATTGACCAGTCGCTGGCCAGCAGTCCGATCCGGCCGCTGCTGCAACCGAACAATGATGCTCATGGCCCTGGTCGACAGGCGTTCGCCACGCTGCTTCTGGGAGCTGACGGCACGGTGCGCTACAGCTCGCCGAGCGGTTACCCGGATGAACCCGACCCATTGCCCGATCTGACAGGGATGTCTCTCGAAGACATCGACCGCCACGCAGGCACGTTCTTCAACATCAACGCGGAAGGCGGCGGAAACCTGCGCTATCGCGTGCTGTTGCGCAACGTACGTGAGGGAGGTTATCTGGCGCTCGCTGCACCGCTGACCGACGTACAGGCGACGACGCGTGGCCTGATTGTCGGGATGACACTCAGCAGTCTGGCGATCCTGACCATCTTGCTGATTGCGGTCTGGCTCGTTATTCGTGCTGGCCTGCGCCCGATCGACGACATGATCGCCAGCGCCGGGCAGATCGCAGCCGGCGACCTGTCTCACCGCATCGAGCATGAGGACGACACGACCGAAGTCGGCCAGCTTGGCGGCGCGCTCAACCGCATGCTCGGGCAGATTGAGACGTCCTTCGCAGAGAAGGAGGCATCCGAGCAGCGCTTGCGGCGGTTCGTTGCCGATGCCTCACACGAGCTGCGCACGCCGTTGACCTCGATTCTCGGCTACACCGAGCTGTATCGATCCGGCGCTGCCGCTTCGCCGGAAGGGATCGCGCGGGCGATGTTGCGCATCGAATCCGAGGGCTCACGGATGGGCAAGCTGGTTGATGACCTGCTGTTGTTGGCGCGACTCGATCAGGGCCGCGAGCTGCAGCGCGAGCCGGTCGAGCTTGGCCGCCTCGCTGCTGACGCCGTCGCGGCGGCCCGCACGGTCGAGCCGGAGCGCCCGATCACCTTTGAGCGCAATGAGCCAGTCTGGGTTTCCGGTGATGCCGACCGGCTCCGGCAAGTGATCGATAATCTGTTGGCCAATGTGCGGCAGTACACCTCGGCAGGTGACGCGGTGCGCGTCACTGTCGGCACTGACCACCAGAAGGCAGTGCTGATCGTTGCCGATAGTGGCCCCGGCATGACCGCCGAGGCGGCAGCGCACGTGTTCGATCGCTTCTTCCGCGCCGACCCATCTCGATCGCGCGCCAGTGGCGGCAGTGGGCTGGGTCTGTCGATCGTGTCTTCGATCGTTGCAGCGCACAACGGCAGTGTCGATCTCGTCACCGCTCCGGGCAAAGGATCAACGTTCAGGATCACATTCGATCGCGTCAAAACGCCGTCAGAAACCTGAGAATTCCATGGGAATATCGTTCAAGTGCTTGACAGTGACGCAGAGTCACAGGTTAGATGTACGTACATTCCGACCTTGGCGGCTCATAGTGGGGCTTTGTGGGCCATTGAGACGAGTAAAAGGGGTGGATGAGTGAAATCGCGACGAGCTGTGATGTTGTCACTTGCTGTGATGACCGCGTTCGCCGGCGCACTCCCTCTGGTCGGGCCGGCAGCGGCCGACTACCTGTTTGAGAGCGGAGACGTGGCGGTCGTTGCCGGTACCGGCGGCGACGGTCTGAACCTGCGTACGGCACCCGGAACGCATTCCGAGATTCTCTGGTCTCTGAGCGAATATGACGCCATGGAAGTGGTGAGCGGACCAGTCACGGCAGACGATGGCTCTGCCTGGTATCAGGTCTGGGCGCTGACCGGCGAAGGCTGGGAGGCCGGGTGGGTCTCGGCAGACTACGTCGAACCACAGGGTAGTGCGGCTTCATGGAGTGAAGACTCCTGGGACACCGTGACCTATGCTGCGAGCGACTACGCGTTCGCAGATTCGACGCTGTCGCCGGCCGATTCTGTGGATGCAGCAGCGGGTGTGCCGATAACCGTCTGGGCCGATGGCGAGGGGCTGCTGCTACGCGATGGCCCATCGTACGGCGCTGAGACGCTCGTCGGCATTCCCGAGGGCGCGCTCGTGGATGTCCTGTCGCCGAACTATATTGATGAGGACGGCGTCGCCTGGTCGCGAGTGCAGTACGACGGCTATGTCGGCTACACGCGCGCTGCGGGCTATGCGACGGGTGGCTGGGCTACTTCACCAGCCAGCGATGTCGGGCAGGCAATTGTCGATGCTGCGATGGCGTACATTGGTGTGCCCTATCTCTGGGGCGGTACAGACGTTGACGGCTTCGATTGCTCCGGCTTCACCTGGTACATTCTGAATCAGGAGCTCGGCTTTGATGTGCCGCGCCCAATGGAAGGCCAGATCGTGACCGGCATGTCCGTCTCGCGGGATGAGCTGGCACCCGGTGACGTGATCTACTTCCAGAACACGTACCAGTGGGGCGTCTCCCACGTCGGGTTCTATCTGGGTGACGGCCTCTTCATCAGCGCGACCGGCCAGTTTGACGGGGTCGGCATCAGCAGCCTCTATGATCCATATTGGGCAACGCGCTATCTGACCGCCAACCGCATCGGCTAGTCAGTCTCGGCGCGCATCTCGACCGCCAGATCACGGCAAGTCTGCCGGCATCTGGCGGTCAATCGTTTCCGTAGATCATTCCCCTCAGACTCTCAACAGACACTCAGGAAACTCTCAGAGCGGGTCCGTAGGCTCATTTCATCATGACCGGCGGTTCGGTCGTGATGGCTGAAAGGACTCTGACATGGACAACGATGATCTTCCTGTTGGTCGTGTTCTCTCTCGTCGCGAAGTGTTGGCACTCTTCGGCGCAACCGGTGTTGTGATGCTGGCAGGCTGTTCGACGTCGGCAGACGATCCGACCGCGACGAGCGCTCCCGCGACACTGTCACCCACGCCGACGATCACCCCGGAAGCGGCGACTACTCCAACCAGCACAGCAACAGCCGCCGAGACTGACTCGGCGACAGCCACAACGGAGGCGAGCGACGACGCCGAGCCGACCGAGTCCAGCGAGGCAACGCCGGTGCTGCTGGCGTGCGTCGTGAGTCCGGAGCTGACTGAAGGGCCGTACTTTGTTGATGAGCGGTTGCTGCGATCTGACATTCGGACTGACCCATCGACCGATACGGCGGTCGAGGGCGTGCAGCTCGATCTGACAGTACGCGTCGCGCAGGTTGGCTCGGATGGGTGTGTGCCGCTGGCGAATGCAGCGGTCGACATCTGGCAGTGCGACGCTCTCGGCGTCTATTCCGATGTTCAGGATCCGGGCTTCGATACCGCAGGAACGATGTTCCTGCGTGGCTATCAAGTCACCGGCGATGATGGCGCGGTCCGCTTCACCACGATTTACCCCGGCTGGTATCAGGGACGCGCCGTTCACATTCACTTCAAGGTTCGGGGTGACAGTCCCGGCGGCGGATCGTACGAGTTCACCTCTCAATGGTTCTTCGATGATGCGCTCTCCGACATCGTTCACACCAAGGAACCGTACGCGCAGAAGGGCCAGCGCACGTTGATGAATGACGGCGATAGCATCTTCCGCGATGGTGGCAACCAGCTCGTCCTGGATGTGACGCAGACCGACACCGGCTACGCCGCGACATACGACATCGGCGTACAGCTCGACTGATTCAGCAGCGTGAGGCGCCTGTTTGCGCAAGCCAGAGGAGATGATGAGATGAACGCAACCCGCTACAAGATTGCCGGGGCTCTGGCAGCCGTTGTGCTGCTTGGTGCGATTGGCATCTGGTACCAGTTCTTCCGCGACGACGCGCCGCCACCGGCCTCGCTGGACGCAGCAGTCTCGGCGCTAGCGCCAACTGCGGCACCGACCGAAGCCGCGACAGCCACGACCGCTACCAGTGTGGCCACGGGCCTGACGAGCGCAGCCATCGTCACCCAGACGCCGTCTGTGGCCACTGAGGTGCCGTCCGAGACCTCGACCGGTGACGGGCTCGCCGGGGAATGGACTGTTGTCGCTCAGGAGAATGCGTTCGTCGGCTATCGCATCGGCGAGGAGCTGGCCAGCATTGGGACAACTGAGGCCGTTGGCCGCACGTCCGATGTCATCGGCACGCTGACCATCGACGGTACGAACCTGACGGCGGCAACGATCACGGTCGACATGACGACGCTGGAGAGTGATGAATCGCGCCGCGATCGGGCGTTGAACGATCAGGCGCTGGAGACACGGGCCTTCCCGGAGGCGACATTCGTGCTGACCGAACCGGTCGAGCTTCCGGTCGGACTGGCAGACGGTGAGTCGGTATCCGTCACCGCCACCGGCACGCTGACGCTCCACGGTG of the Thermomicrobiales bacterium genome contains:
- a CDS encoding YceI family protein, giving the protein MNATRYKIAGALAAVVLLGAIGIWYQFFRDDAPPPASLDAAVSALAPTAAPTEAATATTATSVATGLTSAAIVTQTPSVATEVPSETSTGDGLAGEWTVVAQENAFVGYRIGEELASIGTTEAVGRTSDVIGTLTIDGTNLTAATITVDMTTLESDESRRDRALNDQALETRAFPEATFVLTEPVELPVGLADGESVSVTATGTLTLHGVEQTVQIPMEAQVSGDTLVVVGSLDISLADYGISQPQSPAVVSVQDHGTLELQLYFERTT
- a CDS encoding Rdx family protein, encoding MAEKVLDKHSDKVSDLTLTPSSGGVFEVMLGDDLIYSKKATGHFPDPEEILNKVNAG
- a CDS encoding HAMP domain-containing histidine kinase, which gives rise to MTIKTRLLIIISVFVLLAFVASGVLTVNRTRAGMIDRIDQSLASSPIRPLLQPNNDAHGPGRQAFATLLLGADGTVRYSSPSGYPDEPDPLPDLTGMSLEDIDRHAGTFFNINAEGGGNLRYRVLLRNVREGGYLALAAPLTDVQATTRGLIVGMTLSSLAILTILLIAVWLVIRAGLRPIDDMIASAGQIAAGDLSHRIEHEDDTTEVGQLGGALNRMLGQIETSFAEKEASEQRLRRFVADASHELRTPLTSILGYTELYRSGAAASPEGIARAMLRIESEGSRMGKLVDDLLLLARLDQGRELQREPVELGRLAADAVAAARTVEPERPITFERNEPVWVSGDADRLRQVIDNLLANVRQYTSAGDAVRVTVGTDHQKAVLIVADSGPGMTAEAAAHVFDRFFRADPSRSRASGGSGLGLSIVSSIVAAHNGSVDLVTAPGKGSTFRITFDRVKTPSET
- a CDS encoding response regulator transcription factor; the encoded protein is MSAQDRIEPGLEDAAASAGERILVVDDEPAIVELISTALRFVGFEVKSAATGRDALVETSAFAPRLIVLDVMLPDLDGFEIARRVRAGGDRVPIVFLTARDEHENKMRGFTVGGDDYLTKPFSLEELIARIRAILRRGNAVQPDEPLMRRYADLEMDEDGHRVWRDGQLVKLSPTEFRLLRYLLINAGRVLSKDQILANVWQYDFYGDANVVETYISYLRKKIDADGPKLIQTVRGFGYSLRIEPD
- a CDS encoding YckD family protein, with translation MGEQHTSIDPQERHTPTRRRWLAVVLGLMMIGALVVGGTVAAEEGSSDSNSGLGESFLNRLADNLGISRDSLNDAITTAGNETVDEAVTNGDLTESQGDALKNRIENGHFFSFGRPGARIGMAVFGHGVTLDTVSDTLGMSVDDLTAELQSGSTLEEIITAHGSSVDAIVNALVEQAKSSLDTAVANGRLTQAQADNMLSALPERLTQMIENGFGGDCGPRDGGRMPGSDNATPDAEQEASPTA
- a CDS encoding YajQ family cyclic di-GMP-binding protein; translated protein: MAANSSFDIVSKFDHQELRNAIDQAMREITTRYDLKDSRTTIEQEANQLVISTDTEMSLRAVRDILESKLLRRNLSLKILDYQKEEDASGGRVRQNVKLREGLNDEFAKELSKRIRSEFKKVSPQIQGDLVRVSAKSRDDLQAVIQLLKQDDFETPLQFVNYR
- a CDS encoding C40 family peptidase, whose translation is MKSRRAVMLSLAVMTAFAGALPLVGPAAADYLFESGDVAVVAGTGGDGLNLRTAPGTHSEILWSLSEYDAMEVVSGPVTADDGSAWYQVWALTGEGWEAGWVSADYVEPQGSAASWSEDSWDTVTYAASDYAFADSTLSPADSVDAAAGVPITVWADGEGLLLRDGPSYGAETLVGIPEGALVDVLSPNYIDEDGVAWSRVQYDGYVGYTRAAGYATGGWATSPASDVGQAIVDAAMAYIGVPYLWGGTDVDGFDCSGFTWYILNQELGFDVPRPMEGQIVTGMSVSRDELAPGDVIYFQNTYQWGVSHVGFYLGDGLFISATGQFDGVGISSLYDPYWATRYLTANRIG
- a CDS encoding LLM class flavin-dependent oxidoreductase; translated protein: MARPLKIGFILPQIEGRREGTTPGWNDILEAAQTAEAVGFDSLWIVDHLLYQFGADDPPRGIWECWTMLAALAATTKTAELGTLVTCTGFRNPALLAKMADTVDEISGGRVILGLGAGYFELEYRAFGFPYDHRVARFEEALRIIGPLLREGRVDFSGTYSSAEQCELRPRGPRPNGLPILIGTRGPRMLRLTAEHADAWNGWLVRGPSTPDAIPPLREAVDAACREVGRDPATLERTATVMVDPRPGITQVPNGPLAGDPEEIAEALRGFAREGISHIQFASRVTNAAGIAQFRPILEALDRG